One Eremothecium cymbalariae DBVPG#7215 chromosome 2, complete sequence DNA window includes the following coding sequences:
- a CDS encoding TLC domain-containing protein (similar to Ashbya gossypii ABR009W), whose protein sequence is MQDRLKAVEGTRRRTSSIGHIGLGDTTPGLSTMPETTASKMAAKARRRALSGTSEEEIGSFKRIWLNYRELTYRHSWLSPLVILVLVYTFYFTSGNKTESNFLHMFVSISYKDKNSNMYGKGIKDLCFVFYYMIFFTFLREFMMEVFLRPMTLWLGITSKHKMRRMMEQAYSTFYYGLSGPFGLYIMYHTDLWLFETAAMYKTMPDLKNEYLYKIFYLGQAAFWAQQACILVLQVEKPRKDFKELVFHHIVTLALISLSYSFHFTKMGLAVYITMDVSDFFLAVSKILNYLDSILTPPFFLLFVSSWVYLRHYTNLRILWSILTEFRTVGDFTLNFATQQYKCWISLPIVFFLLLCLQLVNLYWLFLIIRILYRMIVQGVQKDERSDSESEDSPEELGNKKRQ, encoded by the coding sequence ATGCAGGATCGACTAAAAGCAGTGGAAGGTACGCGGAGGCGTACCTCTTCCATTGGTCATATTGGATTAGGAGATACTACTCCCGGTCTATCTACGATGCCCGAAACTACGGCGTCAAAAATGGCTGCGAAAGCTCGTCGAAGAGCTTTATCTGGTAcctcagaagaagaaattggGAGTTTCAAGAGGATTTGGTTGAACTATAGGGAGCTGACTTACCGCCATTCTTGGTTGAGTCCGTTGGTAATTTTGGTGCTTGTTTACACATTTTATTTCACTTCTGGTAACAAGACTGAATCTAATTTTCTTCATATGTTTGTTTCGATATCTTATAAAGATAAGAATTCGAACATGTATGGCAAAGGTATCAAGGATTTATGTTTTGTGTTCTATTATATGATCTTTTTCACATTCTTACGTGAATTTATGATGGAGGTATTTTTACGTCCTATGACGTTATGGTTGGGTATTACTAGTAAGCATAAGATGAGAAGAATGATGGAGCAGGCATATTCTACCTTTTATTATGGCCTATCAGGGCCATTCGGTCTGTATATCATGTATCACACTGACTTATGGTTATTTGAAACTGCAGCGATGTACAAGACTATGCCTGATTTAAAGAATGAATATTTATACaagatattttatcttGGCCAAGCAGCATTTTGGGCTCAGCAAGCATGTATTTTAGTCTTACAGGTCGAAAAACCACGGAAGGATTTTAAGGAGTTGGTATTTCACCATATTGTGACATTAGCACTAATTTCACTTTCTTATTCATTCCACTTTACGAAGATGGGACTTGCTGTATATATTACCATGGATGTCTCAGATTTCTTCCTTGCAGTATCtaaaattttaaattatTTGGATTCTATTTTGACACCCCcattctttttattatttgtaAGTTCATGGGTATACTTGAGACATTACACCAACCTCAGGATTTTGTGGTCAATACTAACCGAGTTCCGTACCGTAGGCGACTTCACTTTGAATTTTGCAACCCAGCAATACAAGTGTTGGATTTCATTACCtattgttttctttttgctaCTCTGTCTACAGCTTGTTAACCTCTATTggttgtttttaattataaGAATTTTGTACCGCATGATAGTCCAAGGTGTTCAGAAAGATGAGAGAAGTGACAGTGAGTCCGAAGATTCACCAGAGGAGTTGGGAAACAAGAAAAGACAAtga
- the HSE1 gene encoding ESCRT-0 subunit protein HSE1 (similar to Ashbya gossypii ABR008C) encodes MVEEQEVSNSVLRATDAKLKTDNWQYLLDVCDLVRDDPEEACRYVMNTVEARLKQHDANVILRTMSLVSCLAENCGSRLQQAIASKHFTGVLYGLVEGKQVHLAVKREVSKVVKQLANSFKGDPSLKSMMDLHLKIVRKYPHLSSEPEVPQKREMSQDSKLKEERDLEEALRLSLMEQQQQQQQQQQQQARYSQTVTSGMQPMQPDVTHQDGLHPGQEQRHTSQLFQVKKVRAMYSLNASESDELSFVKGDVITVIEQVYKDWWRGTLRGKVGIFPLNYVTPCPEPTPEELARELEQEREIFEQNGNVDKLLQTLKTSNDVDVSQSQQIGDLYATVTPLRPQITKMIGKYAQKKEELTSLREVLANAEATYNQMLDRAANTYSSTIPMSPNQSQFYDRMQYQPTYYPSSAYAHPRPVINPQDVNGPSQNIRPGIQNQPRQMYMDSSNYTVQYPNEPSNY; translated from the coding sequence ATGGTTGAAGAGcaagaagtttcaaattctgTTCTAAGGGCAACTGATGCGAAGTTAAAAACTGATAATTGGCAATACCTTCTAGATGTTTGCGATTTAGTAAGGGATGATCCAGAGGAAGCATGTCGGTATGTCATGAATACGGTTGAGGCTCGTTTGAAACAGCATGATGCCAATGTGATTCTTAGGACGATGTCGCTTGTGTCATGTTTGGCGGAAAACTGCGGGTCTCGATTACAGCAAGCCATAGCCTCTAAACATTTTACGGGGGTACTCTATGGTCTTGTTGAGGGAAAGCAGGTTCACCTTGCGGTTAAGAGAGAGGTTTCTAAGGTTGTGAAGCAGTTAGCGAATTCGTTTAAAGGTGATCCATCTTTGAAGTCTATGATGGATTTGCATTTAAAGATTGTTAGGAAGTACCCCCATTTATCTAGTGAACCTGAAGTCCCTCAAAAAAGGGAAATGAGCCAAGATTCAAAGCTGAAGGAGGAACGAGATCTAGAGGAGGCTTTGAGACTATCACTTAtggaacagcagcagcagcaacagcagcagcagcagcagcaagcaAGATATAGTCAGACGGTTACGTCGGGTATGCAACCAATGCAGCCGGACGTTACTCACCAGGATGGTTTGCACCCGGGACAGGAACAGAGACATACGTCCCAATTATTTCAAGTCAAGAAGGTACGAGCCATGTACAGCTTAAATGCTAGTGAATCTGATGAACTATCATTTGTTAAAGGTGATGTGATTACCGTAATCGAACAGGTGTATAAAGATTGGTGGAGGGGTACACTGCGTGGGAAGGTTGGTATTTTCCCCCTAAACTATGTCACTCCATGTCCTGAGCCAACTCCAGAGGAGCTAGCCAGAGAATTGGAACAAGAACGGGAAATCTTTGAGCAGAATGGAAATGTAGACAAATTACTTCAAACGTTAAAAACGTCCAATGATGTGGATGTTTCACAAAGTCAGCAGATTGGCGACCTTTATGCTACTGTCACTCCATTGAGACCCCAAATAACAAAGATGATAGGTAAATATGCTCAAAAGAAAGAGGAATTGACTTCATTAAGGGAGGTACTTGCAAATGCAGAAGCTACCTATAACCAAATGTTGGATCGTGCTGCAAACACTTATTCATCGACAATCCCAATGTCTCCCAATCAATCACAGTTCTACGACAGAATGCAGTATCAACCTACATATTACCCTTCATCTGCTTATGCACATCCAAGACCTGTGATAAACCCGCAGGATGTAAATGGTCCTTCTCAAAATATACGACCTGGAATTCAAAACCAGCCTCGGCAGATGTATATGGATAGTAGTAACTACACAGTTCAGTACCCAAATGAACCATCAAACTATTAG
- the CAP1 gene encoding Cap1p (similar to Ashbya gossypii ABR007C), with product MSKFVDLITQLVFDAAPQEINTVSELLATVTDNKSNDVILQVVGEYNVAKRLPIDLNGSYVFATEYNKQGSKFYDPFHKVLFSVDHLKRVGLDVESHEVDVTKEQKDIYEQLGDYISGSFPGSGTYTVLPADNADELVIIIVSTRYSPNNYWSGYWKSEYIYNSSSRSLKGDVHVSTHYYEDGNVQFNTSEVFDEEEVDEVVKTIHKLESAFEARLDKSFRELNEGEFAKLRRRLPVTRSKVSWGKAIGNYRLGKDASKGM from the coding sequence ATGTCAAAGTTTGTGGACCTTATTACCCAATTGGTGTTTGATGCCGCTCCTCAAGAAATAAACACAGTTTCAGAGTTATTAGCAACAGTTACTGACAACAAGAGTAACGATGTCATCCTTCAAGTGGTTGGGGAGTACAACGTTGCAAAGCGCCTTCCCATTGATTTGAATGGTTCTTATGTATTTGCTACTGAATATAACAAGCAAGGTTCTAAGTTTTATGACCCCTTTCATAAGGTTTTGTTCTCAGTAGATCATTTGAAAAGGGTTGGTCTAGATGTGGAATCTCATGAGGTAGATGTTACCAAGgaacaaaaagatatatacGAACAGTTGGGAGACTATATATCCGGTAGTTTCCCAGGTTCTGGCACATATACAGTACTTCCTGCCGATAACGCAGATGAGCTGgtcattattattgttagcACACGTTATAGTCCTAATAACTACTGGAGCGGCTACTGGAAATCGGAGTATATCTATAATTCAAGTTCAAGAAGCTTAAAGGGAGATGTCCATGTATCCACTCATTATTATGAGGATGGAAATGTTCAATTTAACACCAGTGAGGTTTTcgatgaggaagaagtgGACGAAGTCGTCAAGACCATTCATAAGTTAGAATCTGCATTTGAAGCAAGATTAGATAAATCCTTCAGAGAACTAAATGAAGGTGAATTCGCCAAATTAAGGAGAAGATTACCCGTGACCAGGTCGAAAGTAAGCTGGGGTAAAGCAATTGGTAACTACAGACTAGGCAAAGATGCCTCCAAGGGTATGTAA
- the SFT1 gene encoding Sft1p (similar to Ashbya gossypii ABR006W 1-intron) gives MSDSRYSQVENSNNRRLDELSNKLSTFRNINRDIGSQAAADNSFIDEMQNSFGALMLNIKNSSTRLARSMLAGNNIWRMVGLSLLVCFIIYNMFKLF, from the exons ATGTCTGATAGTAGATATTCGCAAGTGGAGAATAGC AACAATAGGAGACTTGATGAGTTATCTAATAAGCTTTCCACGTTTAGAAACATAAACAGAGATATAGGTTCGCAGGCTGCAGCCGACAATTCCTTTATCGATGAGATGCAGAATTCTTTTGGTGCGCTTATGTTAAATATCAAGAACTCATCAACTAGGTTAGCAAGGTCAATGTTAGCAGGGAATAATATTTGGAGAATGGTTGGGCTTTCTCTATTAGTGTgttttataatatacaatatgTTTAAATTGTTCTAA
- the RPL14A gene encoding 60S ribosomal protein eL14 (similar to Ashbya gossypii ABR005C 1-intron) — protein sequence MSTDSSVKASNWRLVEVGRVVLVKKGPSSGKLAAIVEIIDNKRVLIDGPETGVPRQAFSLGHVVLTPLTFDLPRGSRTSTVSKKWIASNVTEKWTSSSWAKKIAQLERRSALTDFERFQVMVLRKQKRYAVKKAIAKA from the exons ATGTCCACCGATTCTAGTGTTAAGGCTTCCAACTGGAGATTGGTTGAAGTTGGCCGTGTTGTTTTGGTCAAGAAGGGCCCATCATCTGGAAAGTTGGCCGCTATCGTTGAAATCATCGACAACAAGAGA GTTTTGATTGATGGTCCAGAAACTGGCGTCCCCCGTCAAGCTTTCAGTCTAGGTCACGTTGTCTTGACTCCATTGACCTTCGATCTACCAAGAGGCTCAAGAACCTCCACTGTTTCTAAGAAATGGATTGCCTCCAATGTTACCGAAAAATGGACTTCCTCCTCTTGGGCTAAGAAGATCGCTCAACTTGAAAGACGTTCTGCTTTAACCGACTTTGAAAGATTCCAAGTCATGGTTTTGAGAAAGCAAAAGAGATACGCTGTCAAGAAGGCTATTGCCAAGGCTTAA